The sequence GGGCTTATAAACTCCAAGTATTCTCTATTTTAATATCTGAATTTTTACTCATTAAATATTTTATCTAAAATTTTACTTTCATTTTTATAATTATGGTATTATGTTTAATATTAATTAGATTTTAAATTAATATTAGGAGGACATTTGATAATTGAGTAGCTTAAAGTATTTAAAAATAAGTAAACTTGTATCTAAATGTAAAAATGGAGACTCTCAAGCTTTTTCAGATTTGTATTCTTTAACTTATCAAAAGGTTTATTTCCTATCTTTAAATATTTTAAAGGATAAGTCTATGGCAGAAGACGCCGTGCAAGAAGTATTTTTGATTGTTCTAAAATCACTTGATAAGTTAGAATCCCCTGAATTATTTATAGCATGGATAAATAAAATTACATACAATTATTGCATTAAAGAGCTTTCCAAGGTGAAAAAATTTGGAGAGGTTCATTCGGATTATGTTTTGCCTACGATAAGCGATAATTCAAAGGGTGTTGATCCTATTGAATCATATATTCTAAAAGAAAGTAATTGCGAATTGATGAATTTAATTAATAAGCTTTCATCTATACATTCAACAATACTTATTTTAAAATATTTCGATGATCTAAAAATTTCAGAGATTGCATATGTTTTAAACATTTCTGAAGGTACTGTAAAAAGTAGGCTAAGTAATGCAAAGAAAAATTTATATAAATTATATTCTGAAGAAAGAAAAGCTAATAGAAAAATGTATGGATTTATGCTATTTGCGTTCTTTAAAAAGGCATCTAATGAAAACTTACTAAATTTAAATTCCTCAAAAAATATTTTGGGAAATGTATTATATAAGTCTCATTTTAATCTAGGTAAAAGTTTTAAATTCAAAATTAACCATAAACAAGGTATGTCGAAAACTATGGCAGTTTCACTAACTACCTCAATAGTGGTGTCTACTTCTGTTTTAGGTATTTATGAAATCACCAAATATGATTTTTCAAATGTAGGTAATTTATCTTCTAAATCTAATTTATTATATACTATAAATATATCAATAAGTGATACATCTAAAATTACAAATAATCCAGTTTTAGTAGATATTCAAGTAAAGGATAAGTCTCTAGTAAATGATTTGTATATTAAACTTGGTAATTCTGAAAAACTCTTTGGTAACTATGTAAATCAATCTACTTATAGATTTAAAATCACTAAAAATGGGGATTATAAGGTATTTGTAAACTTTAAACAACACTCTCCTCTAATTCAGGAATTTAAAATTAATTGTATAGATACAGAATCTCCAAATATTATAAACTACACATATGATAGTGATAAAATTATAATTAGCTTAAAGGACTCTAGTAGTGGAATAGATTTTAATAAGATTTATTTAAAAGATTCTAATGAAAAAATTTTAAATATCCAATCAATAGACAAAGATAAAGGTATTATTGTTGTAAAAATAAGTAATTTACCTTTATACTTAACTATATATGATATTGTTGGAAATAAAGCTGTGTATAATATAAAAAAGGTATAGGTTTCAAAATATATAAACTTAATGTATAAGGATAATTTAAAAATGAAAAAAATACGATGGATAATAAACTTACTACTTTTAATTATACTGTTGTTTAGCTCTTATAAAATAATAAACAAATTTGTACAGTATAATAAAGCTGATAAAGTATATGATAAAATTTACAAAATAAAAGAATCACAACAAGATAACAATGATAATTCAGTAGACTTATCTTATATTAATAAAGACTATAGAGGGTGGTTAGATGTAGATGGTACAAATATTCACTATCCAATAGTTCAATCAAGTAATAATGAGTTCTATTTAAATAAAGATATGGATAAAAATTATCTAGAGTCAGGATCTATCTTCCTGGATTACCAAAATGATAAATTTAATGATTGCAATACAGTACTTTATGGACACAGTATGAGGAATAGAACTATGTTTGGCCAACTGAAAAAATTTAAAAATGAAGATTTTTTTAATAAATATAAAACTATATCTATATCTGAGCCTGATGGTACTGTTTTAAACTATACAATATTTTCTGTGTATGTAACTGATTCTAGCAATGTTTACAATAAAACTTCATTTGCTTCTAAGGAAGATTTTAATAATTTTTTAAGTAAAATAAAAAAAGATTCTTTGTTTACATCTTCAGTAAATGTTGATTCATACGATAAAATTTTAACCTTATCTACATGCAGTTATGAGTTTGATAATGCTCGAATGGTTGTTCATGCAAAACTTAATAAATAGAAAAGCATACTTAAATATTTGAGTATGCTTTTCTATTTATTAAGTATATATTGTCGTCAATATATACGAAAATTTTATTTTTCGATAAACTTCACTTGAATTAGACACATAAAAAACATTTTTGAATATATTAATATTGTAGTTAAATAATTTTTTATAAACCTAAGTGATTATTTATACTATAAATTTATCATAAGTATAGGTGAAAAATATATGTCATATTCAAATTGTTGTGGTCATAACGATTGTAGACCTTGTGTAGAATATATACCTTGTTTCGGGCCTGCAGGACCAGTAGGACCAACTGCTACAAATCAATTTTTATCTTTAGGTGCAGGTTCTGCAGCAATTCTTGCTGTACAAACACCAATAACTTTTAGCTCTACTCTTGCTACTAATGGAACTGATATAGCTGGATTAAACCCTATAATATTAGCACCTAATCATAGTTACTACGTTTCATATAATATTAATGCAACTTCTACAGCTACACCAGGTACTCTTAGTGGTGTACTTTTACTAAACGGTGCTTCTATAACATCAAGTACTGCAAGTATTACTACTACAGGTATTGGATCTGAAAGTATCGCTGGGCAAGCTATAATAAGAACAACAGGTAATACAACGTCAACATTACAACTTGCAACAACTGCTTCTGCTATCAATATATTTACATTAGCAAATGCAGGTATTTCAGTAATAGAAATATTATAAAATCTTTTATATTTAATTTATAAACTTTATGTATTAAGGGGTTATAACTTACTTTTTAAAATTAAGTTATAACCCCCACCTATACTATAAATATATATTTATCCATTTAAATATTATGATTTTTACTCTAATTAGTATATTAACTACCAAAATTCATATTTAAATAAGATTTTGAATCATGCTAAAAATATACTTTTTTGTAGTATACTATATATCAAAAACTTTGTATTAACTATATTTTTAATTATAGTTAATTTTATAATATCCGTATTAGAAATAAAAGCAGTACAAAAACTAAATACTTACTTACATGAGGTTATAATATGAACATACATTTACATATTTTTATCACTACAATAAACATTTTAGTTTCAATGTTTATATTTGCTTTATATTTATATTTTAAGAAAAGTAGCAACAATCTCCTTTCTCACAATTATAATAATTACAGAGCTAATATATTTAGATCTATAATTTTAATTTTTTTAACAACTATTTATATATATAACTTTTATTTGCCCAAACATACAATTATGTTTACAATTCTTGAATCAAATCTATTATTAGTTGTTGCATATAGACTCAAAAATTTAATCTCTTTATAGCATATTAGCAAGTTAGCTAAAGTTCAGTATTTTTACTTTAGCCAACTTGTTTTTTAAATTAGATATTACAATTACTCTAATTTAAATCTCTAAAACCACAATCTATTAATCTTAATTATCAATTCTAATACACTTCTTTTTTATTACTTTAACTATATTTTTTATTATTGAAATTAAATAATTAGATTTTTTACAAAAACTTGTTGACCTAGTTAAAATTTTATTATACAATTTTATTGAAATTAATTATCATTATAAAATGAAAAGGAGAATCAAAAATGTTATTGATTTACTCACTGATATTTACAATAGTAGTATCATTATTTTGTACGTCTAGTATTAAAAAGCATTCAAGCTTATACTACATAATTGCTTTGACTATAGCTTTGCTAACTAGTTACATAAATCTTTACGGAGAAACATACAATATAGAGCTACAAGGGCCTCTA is a genomic window of Paraclostridium bifermentans containing:
- the srtB gene encoding class B sortase; this encodes MKKIRWIINLLLLIILLFSSYKIINKFVQYNKADKVYDKIYKIKESQQDNNDNSVDLSYINKDYRGWLDVDGTNIHYPIVQSSNNEFYLNKDMDKNYLESGSIFLDYQNDKFNDCNTVLYGHSMRNRTMFGQLKKFKNEDFFNKYKTISISEPDGTVLNYTIFSVYVTDSSNVYNKTSFASKEDFNNFLSKIKKDSLFTSSVNVDSYDKILTLSTCSYEFDNARMVVHAKLNK
- a CDS encoding RNA polymerase sigma factor translates to MSSLKYLKISKLVSKCKNGDSQAFSDLYSLTYQKVYFLSLNILKDKSMAEDAVQEVFLIVLKSLDKLESPELFIAWINKITYNYCIKELSKVKKFGEVHSDYVLPTISDNSKGVDPIESYILKESNCELMNLINKLSSIHSTILILKYFDDLKISEIAYVLNISEGTVKSRLSNAKKNLYKLYSEERKANRKMYGFMLFAFFKKASNENLLNLNSSKNILGNVLYKSHFNLGKSFKFKINHKQGMSKTMAVSLTTSIVVSTSVLGIYEITKYDFSNVGNLSSKSNLLYTINISISDTSKITNNPVLVDIQVKDKSLVNDLYIKLGNSEKLFGNYVNQSTYRFKITKNGDYKVFVNFKQHSPLIQEFKINCIDTESPNIINYTYDSDKIIISLKDSSSGIDFNKIYLKDSNEKILNIQSIDKDKGIIVVKISNLPLYLTIYDIVGNKAVYNIKKV